Proteins from a genomic interval of Silvimonas iriomotensis:
- a CDS encoding MlaA family lipoprotein translates to MRRLVPIAALLLTACASPKNNYDPLEPVNRGIFVVNNVVDRAVVKPVATAYSNYAPGPVKQGTSNFFGNIDDLFSALGSVLEGNFKDAGVSFGRVAVNTSIGLLGIFDWASDMNMPKPDQDLGLALGHWGIGSGPYIMLPFLGPTTLRDAVDPTVRWFYGPGSYLNTTGEQIAWSAVDGINLRAQVLPLDQLIESQPDPYAYIRDAYLQRRWYKVYDGKPPHPLQLGDIDDDDGADDAAPAAKPAASASEPAAADKPAAATETQASAAPQAVAASAVAVEPATADASAPAKAEQ, encoded by the coding sequence ATGCGAAGACTCGTGCCCATTGCAGCCTTGCTGCTGACTGCCTGTGCCAGCCCCAAGAACAACTATGACCCGCTGGAACCCGTGAACCGCGGCATTTTCGTGGTCAACAACGTGGTTGACCGTGCCGTGGTCAAACCCGTTGCCACCGCGTATTCCAACTATGCGCCGGGCCCGGTCAAGCAAGGCACCAGCAACTTCTTTGGCAACATTGACGACCTGTTTTCTGCGCTGGGCTCTGTCCTGGAAGGCAACTTCAAGGACGCCGGCGTGAGCTTTGGTCGCGTGGCGGTCAACACCTCCATTGGTCTGCTGGGGATTTTCGACTGGGCCAGCGACATGAACATGCCCAAGCCGGATCAGGATCTGGGCCTGGCGCTGGGTCACTGGGGCATTGGCTCCGGCCCGTACATCATGCTGCCGTTCCTTGGCCCGACCACGCTGCGCGATGCGGTTGATCCGACCGTGCGCTGGTTCTATGGTCCGGGCAGCTATCTGAACACCACGGGCGAGCAGATCGCCTGGTCGGCGGTCGATGGCATCAACCTGCGCGCGCAAGTGCTGCCGCTGGATCAACTGATTGAGTCCCAGCCTGACCCTTATGCCTATATCCGCGACGCTTATCTGCAGCGCCGCTGGTACAAGGTCTATGACGGCAAGCCGCCGCACCCGCTGCAACTGGGCGATATCGATGATGACGATGGCGCCGACGACGCGGCACCGGCTGCCAAACCTGCGGCCAGCGCCAGCGAACCGGCCGCTGCCGACAAGCCGGCTGCCGCAACCGAGACCCAGGCCAGCGCGGCACCGCAAGCGGTTGCGGCGTCCGCCGTCGCGGTCGAACCCGCAACAGCAGACGCTTCGGCCCCCGCAAAGGCAGAGCAGTGA
- a CDS encoding ABC transporter ATP-binding protein: protein MSAIQFQNVVKHYGDLQALNDVSFNVEEGDFFALLGPNGAGKTTLISILGGLARATSGHVSIMGRDVVTDYRNARRAVGIVPQELVFDPFFNVRETLRFQSGYFGLKQNDAWIDEILENLGLTNKANANMRALSGGMKRRVMVAQALVHRPPVIVLDEPTAGVDVELRQTLWAFVRRLNEQGHTIVLTTHYLEEAEELCNRIAMLKQGRLIALEDKAKLMNRGKARTLRVRLASGNLPMSLAEQVLSEKDGQYELRLSDLSEVEGILEQIRMHGAALRDVEIAKPDLEDIFVEMMQGRGAAG, encoded by the coding sequence GTGAGCGCGATCCAGTTCCAGAACGTCGTCAAGCATTACGGCGACCTGCAAGCCCTTAACGATGTCAGCTTCAATGTTGAGGAAGGCGATTTCTTTGCCCTGCTCGGCCCCAATGGCGCCGGCAAGACCACGCTGATCTCCATTCTTGGCGGACTGGCGCGCGCCACCAGCGGCCATGTGTCGATCATGGGGCGGGATGTCGTCACCGATTACCGCAATGCGCGCCGCGCCGTGGGCATCGTGCCGCAGGAACTGGTGTTCGATCCGTTCTTCAACGTGCGGGAAACCCTGCGTTTTCAGTCCGGTTATTTCGGGCTCAAGCAGAACGATGCCTGGATTGACGAAATCCTGGAAAACCTGGGGCTGACCAATAAAGCCAACGCCAATATGCGGGCACTGTCTGGCGGCATGAAACGCCGGGTGATGGTGGCGCAGGCGCTGGTGCATCGCCCGCCTGTCATTGTGCTGGACGAACCCACCGCCGGCGTGGACGTGGAACTGCGTCAGACCCTCTGGGCCTTTGTGCGTCGCCTCAATGAGCAAGGCCACACCATTGTGCTGACCACGCACTACCTGGAAGAAGCCGAAGAATTGTGCAATCGCATTGCCATGCTCAAGCAAGGCCGGCTGATTGCACTGGAAGACAAAGCCAAGCTGATGAACCGTGGCAAGGCACGCACGCTGCGGGTCAGGCTGGCCAGCGGCAATCTGCCCATGAGCCTGGCTGAGCAGGTTCTGTCAGAAAAAGACGGCCAGTATGAACTGCGCCTTTCCGATCTTTCTGAAGTCGAAGGCATTCTGGAACAGATCCGCATGCACGGCGCCGCTTTGCGTGATGTCGAAATCGCCAAGCCGGATCTGGAAGATATCTTTGTCGAAATGATGCAAGGGCGTGGCGCCGCAGGCTGA
- a CDS encoding ABC transporter permease: MQGFSTLFYKELLRFWKVSFQTVLAPILTALLYLLIFAHVLDAHVEPYPGVRYTAFLIPGLAMMSMLQNAFSNTSSSIIQSKITGNLVFILLPPLSHFEFFAAYVLAAVLRGIVVGAGVLLVTLFFAIPPIQHPLWVIVFALLGSSIMAILGLIAGIWAEKFDQLAAFQNFLIMPLTFLSGVFYSIHSLPPFWQGVSNWNPVFYVIDGFRYGFFGQADVSPWLSLSVGGFTLLALATLGWQLIKSGYKLRH, translated from the coding sequence ATGCAAGGTTTTTCCACCCTTTTCTACAAAGAGTTGCTGCGGTTCTGGAAGGTGAGCTTTCAGACCGTGCTGGCGCCGATTCTGACGGCGCTGCTGTATCTCTTGATCTTCGCCCATGTGCTGGACGCCCACGTCGAGCCCTACCCCGGCGTGCGTTACACGGCCTTCCTGATTCCCGGGCTGGCCATGATGTCCATGCTGCAGAACGCGTTCTCCAACACGAGTTCCAGCATTATCCAGTCCAAGATCACCGGCAACCTGGTGTTCATCTTGCTGCCGCCGTTGTCGCACTTCGAGTTTTTTGCAGCCTATGTGCTGGCCGCCGTGCTGCGCGGTATCGTGGTGGGCGCGGGCGTGTTGCTGGTGACGCTGTTCTTTGCCATTCCGCCCATCCAGCATCCGCTGTGGGTCATCGTCTTTGCGCTGCTGGGCTCCAGCATCATGGCCATTCTGGGCCTGATCGCCGGTATCTGGGCAGAGAAGTTTGATCAACTGGCCGCATTCCAGAACTTTCTGATCATGCCGCTGACCTTCCTGTCGGGCGTGTTCTACTCGATTCACAGCCTGCCGCCCTTCTGGCAAGGCGTGTCCAACTGGAATCCGGTGTTCTACGTGATTGACGGATTCCGTTACGGTTTCTTCGGCCAGGCTGATGTCTCACCATGGCTGAGCCTGTCCGTTGGCGGATTCACATTGCTGGCACTCGCCACACTGGGCTGGCAACTGATAAAATCCGGTTATAAATTAAGGCACTAG
- a CDS encoding BolA family protein produces the protein MTPEQVQTLLITRLDATVAEVKGDGHHFYARVVSPRFEGLALLARHRLVKEALKDVIDSGELHALSLEKTSTPAEWAAL, from the coding sequence ATGACTCCCGAGCAAGTTCAAACCCTGCTGATCACCCGACTGGACGCCACTGTGGCCGAGGTCAAAGGTGATGGCCACCATTTCTACGCCCGCGTTGTTTCGCCCCGTTTTGAGGGCTTGGCACTGCTGGCGCGACACCGCCTTGTCAAAGAGGCCCTCAAGGATGTGATCGATTCTGGCGAGCTGCATGCGCTCTCGCTGGAAAAGACATCCACGCCGGCCGAATGGGCCGCGCTGTGA
- the murA gene encoding UDP-N-acetylglucosamine 1-carboxyvinyltransferase codes for MEKLKITGGHPLAGEITISGAKNAALPILCAGLLTADTLRLTNVPQLRDVKTTQKLLQGMGVRVMTDNVHEYELTANAVTNLCAPYDLVKTMRASILVLGPTLARFGEAQVSLPGGCAIGARPVDQHIKGLQAMGAEIVIEHGYVKAKGKLKGARIVTDMVTVTGTENLLMAATLAEGITTIENAAREPEVVDLAECLIAMGAKISGHGTDTITIEGVKSLHGATHSVVPDRIETGTFLCAAAAAQGRVVLRNTRANILEAVLDKLREAGAYIEAGDNWIALDMKQRPKAVNVRTLPYPAFPTDMQAQFMMLNTIAEGTAVMTETIFENRFMHAPELARMGADISTEGNTAIVRGVEKLSGATVMATDLRASASLVIAGLIAEGETIVDRIYHLDRGYEHIEAKLGGIGASIERIA; via the coding sequence ATGGAAAAACTCAAAATCACCGGCGGTCATCCGCTGGCAGGCGAAATTACGATCTCTGGCGCCAAGAATGCCGCATTGCCGATTCTGTGCGCGGGCCTGTTGACTGCCGATACCCTGCGCCTGACCAATGTGCCGCAACTGCGCGACGTGAAAACCACGCAAAAGCTGCTGCAAGGCATGGGCGTACGCGTGATGACCGACAACGTGCACGAGTACGAACTGACCGCCAATGCCGTCACCAATCTGTGCGCGCCGTATGATCTGGTGAAGACCATGCGCGCCTCCATTCTGGTGCTGGGCCCGACGCTGGCCCGCTTTGGCGAAGCTCAGGTGTCCTTGCCAGGCGGCTGCGCCATTGGCGCGCGCCCGGTTGATCAGCACATCAAGGGCCTGCAGGCCATGGGTGCAGAGATCGTCATTGAACACGGTTATGTGAAGGCCAAGGGCAAGCTCAAGGGCGCCCGCATTGTCACCGACATGGTGACCGTGACCGGCACCGAGAACCTGTTGATGGCCGCCACGCTGGCTGAAGGCATCACCACCATTGAAAACGCCGCGCGTGAGCCGGAAGTGGTTGATCTGGCCGAGTGCCTGATCGCCATGGGCGCCAAAATCAGCGGCCACGGCACCGATACCATCACCATCGAAGGCGTGAAGTCGCTGCACGGCGCAACGCACTCCGTAGTGCCTGACCGCATCGAAACCGGTACGTTCCTGTGCGCCGCCGCCGCCGCGCAAGGCCGCGTGGTGCTGCGTAATACCCGCGCCAACATTCTGGAAGCCGTGCTGGACAAACTGCGTGAAGCCGGCGCCTACATTGAAGCGGGCGACAACTGGATTGCGCTGGACATGAAACAGCGCCCCAAGGCGGTCAACGTGCGCACGCTGCCGTACCCGGCGTTCCCGACCGACATGCAAGCCCAGTTCATGATGCTCAACACCATTGCCGAAGGTACGGCCGTGATGACCGAGACCATCTTTGAAAACCGCTTCATGCACGCGCCGGAACTGGCCCGTATGGGCGCGGACATCAGCACAGAAGGCAATACCGCCATTGTGCGCGGCGTCGAGAAACTCTCTGGCGCCACCGTAATGGCAACCGATCTGCGCGCCTCCGCATCGCTGGTGATCGCCGGTCTGATTGCCGAAGGCGAAACCATTGTCGATCGTATCTATCATCTGGATCGTGGCTACGAGCATATCGAAGCCAAGCTGGGCGGCATTGGTGCCAGCATCGAGCGGATTGCCTGA
- a CDS encoding DUF4870 domain-containing protein — MLTLNPKPASDDSDGKLQPPNGVEKTVAMLTHLAGIFWIPYLPMPVLALIIPFLVLQFARVHSEFVEQHAVQAANFQLLMGCLYALAMIMSYTAHSVFPIWWVAVGSAMFSLWEGAKAINGWRSRYPLTLKLFK; from the coding sequence ATGCTGACGCTGAACCCCAAGCCGGCCAGTGACGACAGCGACGGCAAATTGCAGCCGCCCAATGGCGTCGAAAAAACCGTTGCCATGCTCACGCATCTGGCCGGCATTTTCTGGATTCCGTACCTGCCCATGCCGGTACTGGCGCTGATCATCCCGTTCCTGGTGCTGCAGTTTGCCCGCGTGCACTCGGAATTCGTGGAACAGCACGCCGTTCAGGCAGCCAATTTCCAGTTATTGATGGGGTGCCTGTACGCGCTTGCCATGATCATGAGTTATACAGCGCATAGCGTGTTCCCGATCTGGTGGGTTGCCGTCGGCTCGGCCATGTTCAGCCTGTGGGAAGGCGCCAAGGCCATTAACGGCTGGCGTTCGCGTTATCCGCTGACTCTTAAATTGTTCAAATAA
- the hisG gene encoding ATP phosphoribosyltransferase: MITIALSKGRIFEETVPLLAAAGIVPAEAPEASRKLIIGTNHPDVRLIIVRATDVPTYVQYGAADLGVAGKDVLLEHGGAGLYVPLDLEIARCKLMVAVQNGFDYEGAVKQGARLRVATKYTECAREHFAGKGVHVDLIKLYGSMELAPLVGLADAIVDLVSTGGTLKANNLVAVEDVRDISSRLIVNQAALKLKQDRLQPIIDTFAATVAARRD; the protein is encoded by the coding sequence ATGATTACGATTGCGCTGTCCAAAGGCCGCATTTTCGAAGAAACCGTGCCCCTGCTGGCCGCTGCCGGCATCGTGCCCGCTGAAGCGCCGGAGGCCTCGCGCAAGCTGATCATTGGCACCAATCATCCAGATGTGCGCCTGATTATCGTGCGCGCCACTGACGTGCCGACCTACGTGCAATATGGCGCAGCCGATCTGGGCGTGGCAGGCAAGGACGTACTGCTGGAACACGGTGGCGCCGGCCTGTATGTGCCGCTGGATCTGGAAATTGCCCGCTGCAAGCTGATGGTCGCCGTGCAGAACGGCTTCGACTACGAAGGCGCGGTCAAGCAAGGTGCGCGTTTGCGCGTTGCCACCAAATACACCGAATGCGCGCGTGAGCACTTTGCCGGCAAGGGCGTGCACGTGGACCTGATCAAGCTGTATGGCTCCATGGAACTGGCCCCGCTGGTGGGTCTGGCCGATGCCATCGTTGACCTGGTTTCCACCGGCGGCACGCTCAAGGCCAATAACCTGGTGGCCGTGGAAGACGTGCGCGACATCAGCTCGCGCCTGATCGTCAACCAGGCGGCGCTCAAGCTCAAGCAAGATCGCCTGCAGCCGATTATCGATACGTTCGCCGCCACAGTCGCAGCCCGTCGCGACTGA
- the hisD gene encoding histidinol dehydrogenase, with translation MIRRLDSRDAQFQQELSALLAFESSQDPEVDARVAAILDDVKQRGDAAVVEYTQRFDSVNASTMAELELSQAELKAAFERLPQVQKEALEAAAARVRRYHEHQKATSWQYTDEDGTMLGQQVTALDRVGIYVPGGKASYPSSVLMNAIPAHVAGVSEIIMVVPTPRGERNDLVLAAAYIAGVSRAFTIGGAQAVGALAYGTQTIPQVDKITGPGNAYVAAAKRRVFGIVGIDMVAGPSEILVICDGSTDPDWIAMDLFSQAEHDEIAQAILLCPDAAFIDKVAASIARQLPDMPRAEIIRASLSGRGALIHVKDLAEACHIANWIAPEHLELSVAEPQVWLPELKHAGAIFLGKFTSESLGDYCAGPNHVLPTARTARFASPLGVYDFQKRSSLIQVSAAGAQKLGRIASTLAHGEGLQAHAKAAEYRLDDQP, from the coding sequence ATGATTCGCCGCCTTGATTCCCGCGATGCCCAGTTCCAGCAAGAACTCTCGGCCCTGCTCGCTTTTGAGTCTTCGCAAGACCCGGAAGTGGATGCCCGCGTGGCCGCCATCCTGGATGACGTCAAACAGCGCGGCGATGCCGCCGTGGTTGAATACACCCAGCGTTTCGACAGCGTGAACGCCAGCACCATGGCAGAACTGGAACTGTCGCAAGCCGAACTCAAAGCCGCCTTCGAACGCCTGCCGCAAGTGCAGAAAGAGGCGCTTGAAGCCGCTGCAGCCCGCGTGCGCCGGTATCACGAACATCAAAAAGCCACGTCCTGGCAGTACACCGACGAAGACGGCACCATGCTGGGCCAGCAAGTCACGGCGCTTGATCGCGTCGGTATCTATGTGCCTGGTGGCAAGGCGTCTTACCCGTCTTCGGTGCTGATGAATGCCATTCCGGCGCATGTGGCCGGCGTGAGCGAAATCATCATGGTTGTGCCCACACCGCGTGGCGAACGCAATGATCTGGTGCTGGCCGCCGCGTATATCGCCGGCGTTTCCCGCGCCTTCACCATTGGCGGCGCGCAAGCCGTGGGCGCCCTGGCGTATGGCACGCAAACCATTCCGCAAGTCGACAAGATCACCGGCCCGGGCAACGCCTATGTCGCCGCGGCCAAGCGCCGTGTGTTCGGCATTGTCGGGATTGACATGGTCGCCGGCCCGTCGGAAATCCTGGTGATCTGTGACGGCAGCACCGATCCGGACTGGATCGCCATGGATTTGTTCAGCCAGGCTGAACACGATGAGATCGCCCAGGCCATCTTGCTGTGCCCGGATGCCGCTTTTATCGACAAAGTCGCCGCCAGTATCGCGCGCCAGTTGCCAGACATGCCGCGCGCCGAAATCATCCGCGCGTCGCTGTCGGGCCGTGGTGCGCTGATTCATGTGAAAGACCTCGCAGAGGCCTGTCATATCGCCAACTGGATCGCGCCGGAACACCTTGAACTGTCTGTGGCCGAGCCGCAAGTGTGGCTGCCGGAACTCAAGCACGCCGGGGCGATTTTCCTTGGCAAGTTCACCTCTGAATCGTTGGGTGATTACTGTGCCGGCCCCAACCACGTGCTGCCGACCGCCCGTACCGCGCGTTTCGCCAGCCCGCTGGGGGTGTATGACTTCCAGAAGCGCTCCAGCCTGATCCAGGTTTCGGCTGCTGGTGCACAAAAGCTGGGCCGCATTGCCAGCACGCTGGCGCATGGCGAGGGCCTGCAAGCCCACGCCAAAGCCGCGGAATACCGGCTGGACGATCAACCCTAA
- a CDS encoding TfoX/Sxy family protein, with amino-acid sequence MPARSEYLDWLLEQLAPLGSLRPKSMFGGYGLYCDGVFFAIISDDVFYVKVDDTNRPRFEKAGLQPFRYDVKDGKKHLSYYPLPESALEDAEALQEWAREGIGAALRAAAKGKKRQ; translated from the coding sequence ATGCCGGCAAGAAGCGAATATCTGGACTGGCTGCTGGAACAACTGGCGCCGCTGGGCAGCTTGCGACCCAAGTCCATGTTCGGCGGCTATGGCCTGTATTGCGATGGCGTGTTCTTTGCCATCATCTCTGACGACGTGTTTTACGTGAAGGTGGATGATACCAACCGGCCGCGTTTTGAGAAGGCCGGTTTGCAGCCCTTCCGTTACGACGTGAAAGACGGCAAGAAGCACTTGTCGTATTACCCGCTGCCCGAGTCTGCACTGGAAGATGCCGAGGCGCTGCAAGAATGGGCGCGTGAAGGCATTGGTGCTGCTTTGCGGGCCGCCGCCAAAGGCAAGAAACGTCAATGA
- a CDS encoding cupin domain-containing protein translates to MSEKISTATAPHYHWGAGEDGWHLVRTPALSVIQERLGPGGEEARHYHVHASQFFYVLAGSLDIEVAGVVTTLNAQEGLAIPAGAAHQVRNVSQSDAHFLVTSQPPSHGDRVLA, encoded by the coding sequence ATGAGTGAAAAGATTTCTACCGCCACGGCCCCGCATTACCACTGGGGCGCGGGCGAAGATGGCTGGCATCTGGTGCGTACGCCCGCCTTATCCGTGATTCAGGAGCGGCTAGGCCCAGGCGGTGAGGAAGCGCGGCACTACCACGTGCATGCCAGCCAGTTTTTTTATGTCCTCGCCGGCAGCCTTGATATTGAGGTTGCCGGCGTGGTCACCACGCTCAATGCGCAAGAAGGCCTGGCGATCCCGGCCGGTGCGGCGCATCAGGTGCGCAATGTGTCGCAATCCGACGCGCATTTTCTGGTGACCTCGCAACCACCCAGTCATGGGGATCGGGTCCTGGCCTGA
- the hisB gene encoding imidazoleglycerol-phosphate dehydratase HisB — protein sequence MREVQVTRNTLETQITVTINLDGTGKSRFDTGVPFLEHMMDQIARHGLIDLDVVAKGDLHIDAHHTVEDVGITLGQALAKALGDKKGIRRYGHAYVPLDEALSRVVIDLSGRPGLEYGVEFTRAAIGGFDVDLFGEFFRGFVNHAAVTLHIDNLKGKNAHHQAETIFKAFGRALRMAIEYDERMAGVTPSTKGTLVG from the coding sequence ATGCGCGAAGTACAGGTAACCCGTAACACGCTGGAAACCCAGATCACCGTAACCATCAATCTGGATGGCACCGGTAAGTCCCGTTTCGATACCGGCGTGCCGTTTCTGGAACACATGATGGATCAGATCGCCCGCCATGGGCTGATTGATCTGGACGTCGTCGCCAAGGGTGATCTGCATATCGACGCCCACCATACCGTCGAAGATGTCGGCATTACGCTGGGCCAGGCGCTGGCCAAGGCGCTGGGCGACAAAAAAGGCATCCGCCGTTACGGCCACGCCTATGTCCCGCTGGATGAAGCGCTGTCGCGCGTGGTGATCGACCTCTCTGGCCGCCCCGGTCTTGAATACGGTGTCGAGTTCACCCGTGCCGCCATTGGCGGTTTCGATGTCGATCTGTTTGGCGAATTCTTCCGTGGTTTCGTCAATCACGCCGCGGTCACGCTGCATATCGATAACCTGAAGGGCAAAAACGCCCACCATCAGGCAGAGACGATCTTCAAGGCATTCGGCCGTGCATTGCGTATGGCAATCGAATACGATGAACGTATGGCTGGCGTCACGCCTTCGACCAAGGGCACGCTGGTCGGTTAA
- the hisH gene encoding imidazole glycerol phosphate synthase subunit HisH yields MRIAIVDYGMGNLHSVTKAFEHVAGSDASIVLTDDPIEVAAADKVVFPGQGAMPDCMRHLEESGLKGAVLDAARHKPFLGICVGAQLLFDYSEEGDTPGLGVFAGGVMRFPKERMHDDEGHKLKVPHMGWNEMFITRAHPLWQGIPEGERFYFVHSYHFKPSDDITVIESAYPYRFAAAVARDNIFAIQCHPEKSHNAGLQLLRNFVHWDGRP; encoded by the coding sequence ATGCGTATCGCAATTGTTGACTACGGCATGGGGAACCTCCATTCCGTAACCAAAGCCTTTGAGCACGTTGCCGGCAGTGATGCCAGCATCGTGCTGACGGACGACCCGATCGAAGTCGCCGCCGCCGACAAAGTGGTGTTTCCCGGTCAGGGCGCCATGCCCGACTGCATGCGCCATCTGGAAGAAAGTGGCCTGAAGGGGGCCGTGCTGGATGCTGCCCGCCACAAGCCGTTTCTGGGCATTTGCGTCGGCGCGCAACTCTTGTTCGATTACAGCGAAGAGGGCGACACGCCCGGTCTGGGCGTGTTTGCTGGCGGCGTGATGCGTTTTCCCAAAGAACGCATGCACGACGACGAAGGCCACAAGCTTAAAGTGCCGCACATGGGCTGGAACGAAATGTTCATCACCCGGGCGCACCCGCTGTGGCAAGGCATCCCGGAAGGCGAGCGCTTTTACTTCGTGCACAGCTACCACTTCAAGCCATCGGATGACATTACCGTCATCGAATCGGCCTACCCGTACCGTTTTGCGGCGGCCGTGGCGCGCGACAATATCTTTGCCATTCAATGCCACCCGGAGAAAAGCCATAACGCCGGGCTGCAATTATTGCGAAATTTTGTACACTGGGATGGTCGCCCCTGA
- the hisA gene encoding 1-(5-phosphoribosyl)-5-[(5-phosphoribosylamino)methylideneamino]imidazole-4-carboxamide isomerase, producing MLIIPAIDLKDGHCVRLRQGLMEDATVFSENPAPMARHWLDKGGRRLHLVDLNGAFAGKPKNLDAIKAILAEVNGEVPVQLGGGIRDLDTIERYLDAGIDYVIIGTAAVKIPGFLHEACDAFPGHIIVGLDAKDGRVATDGWSKITEHDVIDLAQRFQDYGVESVIYTDIGRDGMLSGVNIEATVKLAQALTIPVIASGGLTDLDDVRKLVEVESEGIEGVITGRAIYEGTIDFKAAQELADEAIAA from the coding sequence ATGCTGATTATTCCTGCAATTGATTTGAAAGATGGCCACTGCGTTCGTTTGCGTCAGGGCCTGATGGAAGATGCCACCGTCTTCTCGGAAAACCCCGCCCCGATGGCCCGCCACTGGCTGGACAAAGGCGGTCGCCGCCTGCACCTGGTGGATTTGAACGGCGCTTTTGCCGGCAAGCCCAAAAACCTGGATGCCATCAAGGCCATTCTGGCTGAGGTGAACGGCGAAGTGCCGGTGCAACTGGGTGGCGGTATCCGCGACCTGGACACCATCGAGCGCTATCTGGATGCCGGCATCGACTACGTCATCATCGGCACCGCCGCGGTGAAGATCCCCGGTTTTCTGCACGAAGCCTGCGACGCTTTCCCGGGCCACATCATTGTGGGTCTGGATGCCAAGGATGGCCGTGTGGCGACCGATGGCTGGTCCAAGATCACTGAACATGACGTGATCGACCTGGCGCAACGCTTCCAGGACTACGGCGTGGAAAGCGTGATCTACACCGATATCGGTCGTGACGGCATGCTGTCCGGCGTGAACATTGAAGCCACCGTCAAACTGGCCCAGGCGCTGACCATTCCGGTGATCGCCTCGGGCGGCCTGACCGATCTGGACGACGTGCGCAAGCTGGTTGAAGTAGAAAGTGAAGGCATTGAAGGTGTGATCACCGGCCGCGCGATCTACGAAGGCACCATTGACTTCAAGGCCGCGCAAGAGCTGGCCGACGAAGCCATCGCCGCCTGA
- the hisF gene encoding imidazole glycerol phosphate synthase subunit HisF produces MPLAKRIIPCLDVTAGRVVKGVNFVELRDAGDPVEIARRYDEQGADELTFLDITASSDDRDLILSVIEAVASQVFIPLTVGGGVRKVEDVRRLLNAGADKISINTSAITNPQLVADAAARFGSQAIVVAIDAKAVTPNNDRWEVFTHGGRNATGLDAVEWAIKMQQMGAGEILLTSMDRDGTKIGFNLPLTRAISDAVDIPVIASGGVGNLQHMVEGVTEGHADAVLAASIFHFGEYTVRQTKEAMRAAGIEVRL; encoded by the coding sequence ATGCCTTTAGCCAAACGCATTATCCCCTGCCTTGATGTCACCGCTGGCCGCGTGGTCAAAGGTGTCAATTTTGTCGAACTGCGCGACGCCGGCGACCCGGTGGAAATCGCCCGCCGTTACGACGAACAAGGCGCGGATGAGCTGACTTTTCTGGATATCACCGCCTCGTCGGATGATCGCGATCTCATCTTGTCGGTGATTGAAGCTGTGGCCTCGCAAGTGTTCATTCCGCTCACCGTCGGCGGTGGCGTGCGCAAGGTCGAAGACGTGCGCCGTTTGCTCAACGCGGGCGCGGACAAGATCAGCATCAACACTTCGGCCATTACCAATCCGCAACTGGTGGCGGATGCCGCCGCGCGCTTTGGTAGTCAGGCCATTGTGGTCGCCATTGACGCCAAGGCGGTCACGCCCAACAACGACCGCTGGGAAGTATTCACCCATGGCGGCCGCAATGCCACCGGGCTGGATGCGGTGGAGTGGGCCATCAAGATGCAGCAAATGGGCGCGGGCGAAATCCTGCTGACCAGCATGGATCGCGATGGCACCAAAATCGGTTTCAACCTGCCGCTGACCCGTGCCATTTCTGATGCGGTGGATATCCCGGTGATCGCCTCCGGCGGCGTGGGCAATCTGCAGCATATGGTCGAAGGTGTGACCGAAGGCCATGCCGATGCCGTGCTGGCCGCGTCGATCTTCCATTTTGGTGAATACACGGTACGTCAGACCAAAGAGGCCATGCGCGCCGCGGGGATTGAGGTGCGCCTGTGA
- the hisI gene encoding phosphoribosyl-AMP cyclohydrolase, translating into MSWLDEIKFDAAGLVPVIAQDEHTGRVLMFAFANRDAVALSADKGTAHYWTRSRQKLWHKGEESGHFQRIKEIRLDCDGDVLIYVIEQEGGIACHTGRESCFFRKLNGDAWETVDPVLKDPNAIYGHGHSH; encoded by the coding sequence GTGAGCTGGCTCGACGAGATCAAATTTGATGCCGCTGGCCTTGTGCCGGTGATTGCGCAGGACGAACACACCGGCCGCGTGCTGATGTTTGCCTTTGCCAATCGTGACGCCGTAGCGCTGTCTGCCGACAAAGGCACCGCGCATTACTGGACGCGTTCGCGCCAGAAGCTGTGGCACAAGGGCGAAGAATCTGGTCATTTTCAGCGCATCAAGGAAATCCGCCTTGATTGCGACGGTGACGTGCTGATCTATGTGATCGAGCAAGAAGGTGGCATTGCCTGCCACACCGGTCGCGAGAGCTGTTTTTTCCGCAAGCTCAATGGCGATGCCTGGGAAACGGTTGATCCGGTGCTCAAAGACCCCAATGCCATTTACGGTCATGGTCATTCGCATTGA